In the genome of Gloeotrichia echinulata CP02, one region contains:
- a CDS encoding DUF4089 domain-containing protein: protein MEADGFDVGEYVDQMALLLDLQLRDEYRDGVVTNFERIKAIALVVNSFPLPEEVEPAPVLEP from the coding sequence ATGGAAGCTGACGGGTTTGATGTGGGTGAATATGTGGATCAAATGGCGTTGTTGCTGGATTTGCAGTTAAGGGATGAATATCGTGATGGGGTGGTGACAAATTTTGAGAGAATAAAGGCGATCGCTCTAGTGGTAAATTCTTTTCCTTTACCTGAAGAAGTGGAACCTGCACCTGTGCTTGAACCATGA
- a CDS encoding GNAT family N-acetyltransferase: MLQIIQVETDEHKNHVQEIFWEYCNETKLIFSQEFGINLDVNTFSEQYLSQIDQFAPSEGRLLLGQYDGQIAGCVCLRKIGEDIGEIKRMYVKPELRRK, encoded by the coding sequence ATGCTGCAAATTATCCAAGTCGAGACTGATGAACACAAAAATCATGTACAGGAAATATTTTGGGAATATTGTAACGAGACTAAGTTGATATTCAGTCAGGAATTTGGCATCAATTTAGATGTTAATACATTTTCTGAGCAATATCTGAGTCAAATTGACCAATTCGCGCCGTCAGAAGGACGCTTGTTACTAGGACAATATGATGGACAAATAGCAGGTTGTGTTTGTCTGCGAAAGATTGGCGAAGATATTGGTGAAATTAAAAGAATGTATGTAAAGCCTGAGTTGCGAAGAAAATGA
- a CDS encoding AtzE family amidohydrolase, with product MNDAVSIAAAVREGTVSAVEVTEAALAKIAARDNQLNCFTVVMADTVLADAVRIDREIAAGNHPGVLAGVPFAVKNLFDIAGIITLAGSKINAENPPASQDATAVARLKQAGGVLVGALNMDEYAYGFVTENFHYGATRNPHDLQRVAGGSSGGSAASVAAGLIPLTLGSDTNGSIRVPAALCGVLGLKPTYGRLSRAGVALFSSSFDHIGPFARSVADIATVFDVLQGEDERDPVCTKRPPEPCLPQINQDISGIRIAIAADYFVKGAAPEALAAVEKVALALDVTEYVTIPEANRARAAAFVITATEGANLHLEKLRSRPQDFDPATRDRFLAGALIPSSWYLQAQRFRKWYRDRVREIFQNVDVILAPTTPISAPLIGQETMILDGEEILVRPHLGLFTQPLSFIGLPVLSVPIQLPNSLPLGVQLIAAPYNEALILKVASVLESQDIISLTVV from the coding sequence ATGAATGATGCTGTATCAATAGCTGCTGCTGTGCGTGAAGGTACGGTTAGCGCGGTGGAGGTGACTGAAGCTGCGTTAGCGAAAATTGCAGCGCGGGATAATCAACTCAATTGTTTTACGGTTGTGATGGCGGATACGGTTTTGGCTGATGCTGTACGCATTGATAGGGAAATAGCTGCAGGTAATCATCCTGGTGTGCTTGCTGGTGTACCTTTTGCGGTGAAAAATTTGTTTGATATCGCTGGTATAATAACTCTGGCGGGGTCGAAAATTAATGCCGAAAATCCGCCAGCTAGTCAAGATGCAACTGCAGTTGCTAGGTTGAAGCAGGCGGGTGGGGTGTTGGTAGGCGCTTTAAATATGGATGAGTACGCCTATGGGTTTGTAACGGAAAATTTCCATTATGGTGCGACTCGCAACCCCCATGATTTACAGCGGGTCGCTGGTGGTTCTTCTGGTGGTTCCGCTGCGTCTGTTGCGGCTGGTTTGATACCGCTGACCCTGGGTTCTGATACTAACGGTTCGATTCGGGTTCCCGCTGCTTTGTGTGGCGTTTTGGGTTTGAAGCCGACTTACGGAAGATTATCCCGTGCTGGGGTGGCTTTATTTTCTAGCAGTTTTGACCACATCGGACCTTTTGCTCGTTCGGTAGCAGATATCGCTACCGTGTTTGATGTGCTACAAGGGGAAGATGAACGTGATCCGGTTTGTACTAAACGCCCCCCTGAACCGTGTTTACCGCAGATAAATCAAGATATTTCTGGTATAAGGATTGCCATTGCTGCTGATTATTTTGTCAAAGGTGCAGCGCCGGAAGCCTTGGCTGCAGTAGAAAAAGTGGCTCTGGCGTTGGATGTAACTGAGTATGTGACTATACCCGAAGCTAACCGAGCTAGGGCGGCGGCGTTTGTAATTACAGCTACTGAGGGCGCAAATCTGCATTTAGAAAAATTGCGATCGCGTCCCCAAGATTTCGACCCCGCTACACGCGATCGCTTTTTGGCTGGGGCGTTAATACCGAGTAGCTGGTATTTGCAAGCGCAACGCTTTAGAAAATGGTATCGCGATCGCGTCCGAGAAATCTTTCAAAATGTGGATGTAATTCTCGCCCCAACTACACCAATTTCTGCACCATTAATTGGTCAAGAAACTATGATTTTAGATGGGGAGGAAATTCTTGTCCGTCCCCATTTGGGGTTATTTACTCAACCATTATCTTTTATCGGCTTACCTGTTTTATCAGTACCAATTCAGCTTCCCAATTCTTTACCTTTAGGGGTTCAACTAATAGCAGCACCGTATAATGAAGCCTTAATTTTAAAAGTTGCATCTGTACTGGAATCTCAAGATATAATTTCATTAACTGTTGTATAG